A DNA window from uncultured Methanoregula sp. contains the following coding sequences:
- a CDS encoding DegT/DnrJ/EryC1/StrS family aminotransferase: MVFSGRQGLDIIYHHLYSEYGSLSVAVSPLTCFEALYPIINNKHTIRFVDINQYTLNMDEDFIPDDVDAIQPIHLGGNPQNMDKIISSSKTNGQIVIEDCAQAFGASYNNQLLGTFGDYSIFSLMKNLFALGGGLILSRKSLPLPNYKPLGKIPTYYRVLKRSLESRNTINSHFINSLLYSLICASRTSNQEIFFKENTINNRIISSIFTQLKNSKYLIEKRIQNAEYIKNNISNCNFVPQLTISGGKMNYTRLFFVIETDNLIATIKKMRKLGISANHLTQDSLNYYQNSVFENPHLRKYTKNCDLFTYKDLHNKIISLPISPNLSENEIRHIITCLNTI, translated from the coding sequence TTGGTATTTTCAGGAAGACAAGGCCTTGATATAATTTATCATCATCTCTATTCAGAATATGGGTCTTTATCTGTAGCGGTATCTCCTTTAACTTGTTTTGAAGCGTTATATCCAATAATAAATAACAAACATACAATTCGTTTTGTTGATATTAATCAATATACCTTAAACATGGATGAAGATTTCATTCCTGATGATGTTGATGCTATCCAACCAATCCATTTAGGTGGAAATCCCCAAAACATGGATAAAATTATTTCATCATCCAAAACAAACGGACAAATTGTTATAGAAGATTGTGCACAGGCATTTGGGGCGTCATATAACAATCAATTATTAGGAACCTTCGGAGATTATTCGATATTTAGTTTAATGAAAAATTTATTTGCTCTTGGAGGCGGACTTATACTCTCCAGAAAATCACTTCCATTACCAAATTATAAACCATTGGGTAAAATTCCTACATATTATCGCGTATTAAAACGTAGTCTTGAATCTAGAAATACAATAAATTCACATTTTATTAATTCTCTGTTGTATTCTCTTATTTGTGCTTCAAGAACTAGCAATCAAGAAATTTTCTTCAAAGAGAACACAATAAATAATCGCATTATTTCATCGATATTCACTCAACTAAAAAATTCGAAATATTTAATCGAAAAAAGAATTCAAAATGCAGAGTATATCAAAAATAATATTTCCAATTGTAATTTTGTCCCCCAGTTAACAATTTCTGGGGGTAAAATGAATTATACACGTTTATTTTTTGTAATTGAAACAGATAATTTGATTGCAACTATAAAAAAAATGAGAAAACTGGGGATTTCTGCTAATCATTTAACTCAAGATAGCCTTAATTACTACCAAAATTCTGTTTTTGAAAATCCCCATTTGAGGAAGTATACTAAGAATTGCGACCTTTTTACTTACAAAGACTTGCATAATAAAATTATCAGTCTGCCAATTTCACCAAATCTTTCAGAGAATGAAATCCGACATATTATTACTTGTTTAAACACAATATAA
- a CDS encoding glycosyltransferase: MPEPSRSATVPVQPVSPVPLGNPDSADFKEPSSQFAVIIPTRNNELIIGSLIILARQYTTHVIIADDDSQDKTVRIAEQAGATVISAGGYGGGKVFSILAGCKHALGYGCVGVVLIDSTGKHLTRNIPRLAAPILSGEADLVIGSRNLMGRKGIPQYQFNDSNQICALPEKRPEFHSTDPDSTFRAISVKGIVLLDLLPDNEQFEPLMIPLFARKNLAIKEIAITPRQEIPKPGDEDDEFPRYRGSKVAVVVPAYNEELLIGDTLSGIPDFVGRVYVVNDCSKDRTQEVIEYYAEHDKSIIPVKHEHNQGVGAAIVTGYKQALEDGMDVIAVMAGDNQMDPAFLPELLDPVIDKRCDYTMGNRLISQDFRKQMSKWRFLGNSILTMLTKIASGYWQMMDPQNGYTAISRRALERISLTGIYPRYGYCNDLLVKLNVVGFRVINVPHPARYGLEKSKIRYHTYIYRLSGLLLRDFLWRLKMKYIVLNFHPLVFFYIAGAIFTILGILGGIYALYYKFIQGHEIFVPLILSLIVFGMGIQALFFAMFYDMEQEKVANGWYA, encoded by the coding sequence ATGCCAGAACCCAGCCGATCAGCAACAGTCCCTGTCCAACCCGTTTCCCCGGTCCCCCTCGGGAACCCGGATTCAGCGGATTTTAAAGAACCATCCTCGCAGTTTGCGGTAATAATCCCGACCCGCAACAATGAGCTTATTATCGGAAGCCTGATCATTCTTGCCCGGCAGTACACTACCCATGTCATCATAGCGGACGATGATTCACAGGACAAGACGGTCAGGATTGCGGAGCAGGCCGGGGCAACCGTTATCTCTGCGGGAGGATATGGCGGCGGTAAAGTTTTTTCAATCCTTGCCGGGTGCAAACATGCTCTCGGGTACGGGTGTGTTGGCGTTGTCCTTATTGACAGTACAGGAAAACACCTTACCCGCAATATTCCGCGCCTTGCCGCCCCCATCCTGTCCGGGGAAGCCGATCTTGTCATCGGTTCCCGGAACCTCATGGGAAGGAAAGGTATTCCGCAATACCAGTTCAATGACAGCAACCAGATCTGCGCATTGCCGGAAAAAAGACCTGAATTCCACAGCACGGATCCCGATTCGACATTCCGGGCAATCAGCGTGAAAGGAATCGTGCTGCTCGATCTCCTGCCGGACAACGAACAGTTCGAACCCCTGATGATTCCCCTGTTCGCCCGCAAGAATCTCGCGATTAAGGAGATCGCTATTACCCCCCGTCAGGAGATCCCAAAGCCAGGTGACGAGGATGATGAATTTCCTCGGTACCGCGGGAGCAAGGTAGCCGTGGTTGTTCCGGCCTACAATGAAGAGCTGCTGATTGGCGACACGCTTTCTGGAATACCGGACTTTGTTGGCCGGGTCTATGTAGTTAATGACTGCTCGAAAGACCGGACCCAGGAAGTCATCGAATATTATGCAGAACATGACAAATCCATCATCCCGGTCAAACATGAGCATAACCAGGGTGTCGGGGCAGCCATTGTCACCGGGTACAAGCAGGCCCTTGAAGACGGTATGGATGTCATTGCTGTCATGGCCGGGGACAACCAGATGGATCCCGCATTCCTCCCGGAACTGCTCGATCCCGTTATCGACAAACGCTGCGATTACACCATGGGCAACCGGCTCATCAGCCAGGATTTCCGGAAACAGATGAGCAAGTGGCGGTTCCTTGGCAATTCTATCTTAACGATGCTGACCAAGATTGCAAGCGGGTACTGGCAGATGATGGACCCGCAGAACGGGTATACCGCGATCTCCCGCAGAGCGCTCGAACGAATCAGCCTGACCGGCATCTATCCCCGCTACGGGTACTGCAACGATCTTCTCGTGAAGCTCAATGTCGTCGGCTTCCGGGTGATCAACGTCCCCCACCCGGCACGCTACGGCCTGGAAAAATCCAAGATCCGGTATCACACCTACATCTACCGGTTGTCCGGGCTGCTCCTTCGGGATTTCCTCTGGCGTTTGAAGATGAAGTACATTGTACTGAATTTCCATCCGCTGGTGTTTTTCTATATTGCCGGGGCAATTTTTACAATCCTAGGTATCCTTGGCGGGATTTATGCATTATATTATAAATTTATTCAAGGGCACGAAATCTTTGTCCCGCTGATCTTATCACTCATTGTTTTCGGTATGGGAATACAGGCACTATTCTTTGCTATGTTCTATGATATGGAACAGGAGAAAGTGGCGAATGGGTGGTACGCATAA
- a CDS encoding PLP-dependent aminotransferase family protein, with amino-acid sequence MSQPTLSEPRQSPGNGKNYTFAPRMAKTPKSFIREILKVTEDPRIISFAGGLPNPALIDVDNIAKAAASVLASDGRSALQYSTTEGYRPLRQFIADRYRKRLGLAISPDEILITNGSQQCLDLIGKILIGKGDHIAIERPGYLGAIQAFSLYEPVFHPVILHEDGPDTAQLAHTLSKHPVRFFYGIPNSQNPSGITYSEKRREEIAGIIKETDTLFVEDDAYGELNFSGKSLPSLKKFIPEQTIITGSFSKILAPGMRMGWVVAPPAIMEQLVVAKQASDLHSNYLSQRIAYEYLQTQDIDAHIRKIQSSYRHQRDVMIRCMEENFPDTVSFTRPLGGMFIWVTLPEGISSMDVFNAALAQNIAVLPGSPFYIDGGGNNTLRINFSNAADEKIRTGIERLAAVIKSRIPK; translated from the coding sequence ATGAGCCAACCGACACTCTCCGAACCCCGACAAAGCCCGGGGAACGGAAAAAACTACACCTTTGCACCGCGGATGGCAAAAACTCCCAAATCCTTTATCCGGGAAATTCTCAAGGTAACCGAAGATCCCCGGATCATATCGTTTGCCGGGGGACTGCCGAATCCCGCGCTCATCGATGTTGATAATATAGCAAAAGCGGCAGCCTCCGTACTTGCTTCCGATGGCCGATCTGCCCTCCAGTACTCCACAACCGAAGGCTACCGGCCGCTCCGGCAGTTCATTGCCGACCGGTACAGGAAACGGCTGGGTCTTGCAATTTCACCGGATGAGATCCTGATCACCAACGGATCCCAGCAGTGCCTGGACCTTATCGGCAAGATCCTGATCGGAAAGGGCGATCATATCGCCATCGAACGGCCCGGCTATCTCGGGGCAATCCAGGCCTTCTCATTGTACGAGCCGGTCTTCCATCCTGTCATTCTCCATGAGGACGGGCCGGATACCGCCCAGCTCGCCCATACCCTTTCAAAGCATCCGGTCCGGTTTTTTTACGGGATCCCGAACTCCCAGAACCCCTCCGGTATAACGTATTCCGAAAAGCGCCGGGAGGAGATTGCGGGAATCATAAAGGAGACGGATACGCTCTTTGTCGAAGACGATGCTTATGGCGAACTGAATTTTTCAGGAAAATCCCTGCCATCCCTGAAAAAATTCATCCCGGAGCAGACGATCATTACCGGATCGTTCTCGAAGATCCTGGCCCCCGGCATGCGGATGGGCTGGGTTGTCGCACCCCCGGCCATCATGGAGCAGCTGGTTGTTGCAAAACAGGCCTCCGATCTCCATTCCAATTACCTGTCCCAGCGGATCGCGTACGAGTATCTCCAGACTCAGGACATCGATGCCCACATCCGGAAGATCCAGTCCTCCTACCGGCACCAGCGGGATGTCATGATCCGGTGCATGGAGGAGAATTTCCCGGATACCGTTTCGTTCACCCGGCCCCTGGGAGGCATGTTCATCTGGGTCACCCTGCCGGAAGGTATCTCGTCCATGGATGTCTTCAATGCTGCGCTTGCACAGAACATTGCCGTTCTCCCGGGATCCCCGTTCTACATCGACGGGGGCGGAAACAACACCCTCAGGATCAATTTCTCCAATGCAGCTGACGAGAAGATCCGGACCGGGATCGAACGGCTGGCAGCGGTTATCAAAAGCCGGATACCAAAATAA
- the hypD gene encoding hydrogenase formation protein HypD yields the protein MATGKEIADMLHELVDREMTFMHICGTHEAAIARTGLRSLLPEKLKIVMGPGCPVCITPQGEIDAALDLVEKDCIIATYGDLLRVPGSKGSMESCGGDIRVVQGVHKAVEIAQKTDKEVVFISVGFETTAPTVAATILGKPPENFSILSCHRIVPPAMQWLLEQGEAKLHGFMLPGHVCTVMGYEEYEHFPVPQVVAGFEAEDILLGLLMLVRQVKEGTTRVDNAYPRAVSREGNTKAKEIMYRVFEPSDVEWRGFPVIPGSGLRLKKEFGQYDAQKKFGIVFKHISKHSACVCDRVLRGICQPSDCKLFGKACTPRTPVGPCMVSHEGACKIWHMYHTKKA from the coding sequence ATGGCAACGGGAAAAGAGATAGCAGATATGCTGCATGAACTGGTGGACCGCGAGATGACCTTCATGCATATCTGCGGGACCCATGAAGCGGCAATAGCCCGGACCGGCCTGCGCAGCCTGCTTCCGGAGAAGCTCAAAATTGTCATGGGCCCCGGTTGCCCGGTCTGCATCACGCCCCAGGGCGAGATCGATGCTGCACTGGACCTCGTGGAGAAGGACTGCATCATTGCAACGTACGGCGATCTGCTCCGGGTCCCGGGATCGAAAGGATCCATGGAGTCCTGCGGCGGCGATATCCGGGTGGTCCAGGGTGTCCACAAAGCAGTCGAGATCGCACAGAAGACGGACAAGGAAGTGGTCTTCATCTCCGTCGGGTTCGAGACAACTGCCCCGACCGTTGCCGCAACCATCCTGGGAAAACCCCCGGAGAATTTCTCCATCCTCTCCTGCCACCGGATCGTCCCCCCCGCCATGCAGTGGCTGCTCGAGCAGGGCGAGGCAAAACTGCACGGCTTCATGCTGCCCGGCCATGTCTGCACGGTGATGGGGTACGAAGAGTACGAGCATTTCCCGGTCCCGCAGGTGGTTGCCGGTTTCGAAGCCGAAGATATCCTGCTCGGCCTCCTGATGCTCGTCCGCCAGGTGAAGGAGGGTACGACCCGGGTGGACAATGCCTACCCGAGAGCGGTCAGCCGCGAGGGAAACACCAAGGCAAAGGAGATCATGTACCGGGTCTTTGAGCCGTCCGACGTGGAATGGCGCGGATTTCCGGTTATTCCCGGCTCAGGGCTCCGGCTGAAAAAGGAGTTCGGACAGTACGATGCGCAGAAGAAGTTCGGCATTGTCTTTAAACATATCAGCAAGCACTCGGCCTGTGTCTGCGACAGGGTGCTCCGGGGGATCTGCCAGCCCTCGGACTGTAAACTGTTCGGGAAGGCCTGCACGCCCAGGACCCCGGTCGGGCCCTGCATGGTCAGCCACGAGGGCGCCTGCAAGATCTGGCATATGTACCATACAAAAAAAGCGTAA
- a CDS encoding mechanosensitive ion channel family protein produces MVFSAAELNYIFALVALVSGILLAFVVRFIVRWLEAKAQETETKWDDIIIAAIGTPLQVTIVAIAVYAALTFVGILPLNYPGLLDEQLVSAFWIVMGAWIISSFLHDVIAIYGHELAEKSESDWDDRLVELLELIVKWLVWFAALMAILSVFEVNITPFLAGAGIAGLAVALAAQDIISNFFGGAIITIDKPFKVGDRVKVDQYYGDVLNVGPRSTRIKTLDYQVVTIPNNKITTNVIVNYSEPDEKLRITLPVSVAYGTDIESVKKILLEISGDVIGSSDYLLADPAPKVFFIEFADSSLRFVLYVWARKYNLPDEIKDAINSRIALRFAEAGIEIPFPQMEVRLKK; encoded by the coding sequence ATGGTGTTTAGCGCTGCCGAACTCAACTACATCTTTGCCCTGGTTGCCCTGGTATCCGGCATACTCCTGGCGTTTGTGGTGCGGTTCATCGTCCGCTGGCTGGAAGCAAAAGCCCAAGAGACCGAGACGAAATGGGATGATATCATCATCGCCGCTATCGGTACGCCCCTCCAGGTCACGATCGTTGCCATTGCCGTCTATGCAGCCCTGACGTTTGTCGGTATCCTTCCGCTCAATTACCCGGGTCTCCTGGACGAACAGCTGGTGTCGGCCTTCTGGATCGTGATGGGTGCATGGATCATCTCCTCGTTCCTGCACGATGTTATCGCCATTTACGGCCACGAGCTTGCGGAAAAATCCGAGAGCGACTGGGATGACCGGCTCGTGGAACTGCTCGAACTCATCGTGAAATGGCTGGTCTGGTTCGCGGCCCTGATGGCGATTCTGTCGGTGTTCGAAGTGAATATCACCCCGTTCCTCGCAGGTGCCGGAATTGCCGGTCTCGCCGTTGCGCTGGCGGCGCAGGATATCATCTCGAACTTCTTTGGCGGGGCCATCATCACGATTGACAAACCGTTCAAAGTCGGCGACCGGGTCAAGGTGGACCAGTATTATGGCGATGTCCTCAATGTCGGCCCCCGCAGCACCCGGATAAAAACGCTCGATTACCAGGTTGTGACGATTCCCAACAACAAGATCACGACCAATGTCATTGTCAACTATTCCGAGCCGGATGAGAAACTCCGGATCACACTTCCCGTATCCGTTGCGTACGGGACCGATATCGAATCCGTCAAAAAGATCCTTCTTGAGATATCGGGCGATGTGATCGGCAGCTCGGACTACCTCCTTGCGGATCCTGCTCCAAAAGTCTTCTTCATAGAGTTTGCCGATTCCAGCCTCAGGTTCGTCCTCTATGTCTGGGCACGGAAATACAATCTTCCCGATGAGATCAAAGATGCGATCAATTCCCGGATTGCTCTCCGGTTTGCAGAGGCCGGAATCGAGATCCCCTTCCCCCAGATGGAAGTCCGGCTCAAAAAATAA
- a CDS encoding DUF354 domain-containing protein gives MKIILSIEHPAWAHQFRYVIKELEKKGHIIKVVAINKDRDLELLNIFGIPYEIVSKSSGKNIIEKGFIFLGTTLKIFLISCKYKPDMFIGRASPMMSINSFLLRKPHILFTDTEHARFSLMICKLFSEVILTPSCFMKSLGKKQLRLDAYKELFYLHPKHFQPNLQTLKDLQIEENEKIIIIRFIAWDAHHDVGQRGIHDKVSLVEALEPYGRILITSEGPLPPELEHHRIQISPEKLHDILYFSTLYIGEGSTTASECAVLGTHAIYVNTLRLGYTNEEEERYNLIYTISDTHEMEKGVLNKAIELLKDPDLRIKGKQKRQKLLSDKIDVTKLIIWFIDNYPGSLTRIKNDPYFQEQFRTPKGKNEGS, from the coding sequence ATGAAAATTATCCTTTCCATTGAACATCCGGCGTGGGCACACCAGTTTAGATATGTGATTAAAGAACTTGAGAAAAAAGGGCACATAATAAAAGTTGTTGCTATAAATAAAGATCGTGACCTTGAATTGCTCAACATTTTTGGAATCCCCTATGAGATTGTATCGAAATCATCAGGAAAAAACATTATAGAAAAAGGTTTCATTTTTCTAGGAACCACTCTTAAAATTTTCTTAATATCCTGTAAATACAAACCGGATATGTTTATTGGCAGAGCTTCGCCAATGATGTCAATTAACAGTTTTTTATTGAGAAAACCTCATATCTTGTTCACGGATACAGAACATGCCCGATTCTCTCTCATGATATGCAAGTTATTTTCAGAGGTCATATTGACTCCATCTTGTTTTATGAAGAGCCTGGGAAAAAAACAACTTCGCTTGGATGCATATAAGGAATTGTTTTATTTACATCCGAAACATTTTCAACCCAATCTACAAACGCTTAAAGATCTTCAAATAGAAGAGAATGAAAAAATTATTATTATCAGATTTATCGCATGGGATGCACATCATGATGTTGGGCAACGAGGTATCCACGATAAAGTGAGTCTGGTTGAAGCTCTTGAACCCTATGGTCGTATCTTGATCACCTCGGAAGGACCTCTACCTCCTGAACTTGAACATCACAGGATTCAGATTTCTCCGGAAAAACTCCATGACATTCTTTATTTCTCAACACTTTACATCGGGGAGGGATCAACAACCGCATCTGAATGCGCAGTTCTTGGTACGCATGCGATTTATGTTAATACATTAAGGTTAGGTTATACTAATGAGGAAGAAGAAAGATATAATTTAATTTATACAATTTCAGATACACATGAGATGGAAAAGGGAGTTCTTAATAAAGCAATAGAATTATTGAAAGATCCTGATCTGCGTATTAAAGGAAAACAAAAGCGGCAAAAATTACTTAGTGATAAAATTGATGTTACGAAGTTAATTATTTGGTTCATTGATAACTATCCAGGGAGCTTAACACGGATTAAAAATGATCCATATTTTCAGGAACAATTCAGGACTCCAAAAGGTAAAAATGAGGGATCTTAA
- a CDS encoding PH domain-containing protein: MSRILIPGIPAMFSSATPTLTSITGISIFLVAPVGLFVIVAGIGWALRFTELWTSTALTLGLSILVAFILMGSSGLSPASEKYIFNLLYWIAFLVQPFCILAAIVTLVWAEKFRRSITYRILHDNIAISGGVWKHQEHLVPHHQIGRIVLEQDLFGRMFNYGTVIPQSISRWGAETSFRGVGASGQKDNFGAMIGFFKGREEASRSPLDCFYGIPDPGKAQELMKSLMIRSASREEEQVSYLKQICDKI, translated from the coding sequence ATGAGCAGGATCCTGATTCCGGGAATTCCTGCCATGTTCAGTTCGGCAACCCCCACCCTGACCAGCATCACCGGTATCTCCATATTCCTTGTAGCGCCGGTAGGTCTCTTTGTCATTGTTGCCGGTATCGGCTGGGCATTGCGGTTTACTGAGCTCTGGACAAGCACGGCTCTCACGCTTGGCCTCAGCATCCTTGTCGCGTTTATCCTGATGGGAAGTTCAGGTCTTTCGCCCGCGTCCGAGAAATATATCTTCAATCTCCTGTACTGGATAGCGTTCCTTGTCCAGCCATTCTGTATTCTTGCAGCAATCGTCACCCTTGTCTGGGCCGAGAAATTCCGGCGGAGCATCACGTACCGCATCCTGCACGACAATATTGCGATCTCCGGGGGTGTCTGGAAACACCAGGAGCACCTGGTTCCGCACCACCAGATTGGCCGCATTGTCCTTGAACAGGATCTCTTCGGCCGGATGTTCAATTACGGAACGGTCATTCCCCAGAGCATCTCCCGGTGGGGAGCCGAGACCTCGTTCCGCGGGGTGGGTGCAAGCGGCCAGAAAGATAATTTCGGCGCAATGATTGGTTTTTTCAAAGGGCGCGAGGAAGCATCGCGAAGTCCCCTTGATTGTTTTTACGGGATTCCGGATCCCGGAAAAGCGCAGGAACTCATGAAATCCCTGATGATCCGGTCTGCAAGCCGGGAAGAAGAGCAGGTATCGTATTTAAAACAGATTTGCGACAAGATCTAA